In a single window of the Lates calcarifer isolate ASB-BC8 linkage group LG1, TLL_Latcal_v3, whole genome shotgun sequence genome:
- the LOC108900566 gene encoding high-affinity choline transporter 1 has product MTIHAEGLVAIVIFYVLILFVGIWAAWKNKNSGVGEGGDRSESIMVGGRDIGLFVGGFTMTATWVGGGYINGTAEYVYLPDYGLAWAQAPFGYALSLVVGGLFFAKPMRSRGYVTMLDPFQQLYGQRMGGLLFIPALMGEIFWSAAILSALGATLSVIVDININMSVVISAMIAIFYTLVGGLYSVAYTDVVQLFCIFLGLWISVPFALSNPAVSDISVTAKKKIYQSPWLGKIDPEDKWLWADNFCLLMLGGIPWQVYFQRVLSASSATYAQVLSFLAAFGCLVMAVPSVLIGAIGASTDWNQTTYGSLPPKDKEESDMILPIVLQHLCPPYISFFGLGAVSAAVMSSADSSILSASSMFARNIYQLAFRQSASDREIVWVMRLTIFVFGALATAMALLTGSVYGLWYLSSDLVYVIIFPQLLSVLFVKGTNTYGSVAGYIFGLLLRIGGGEPYLKLPPFIYYPGWVTQERVHHLTGDVEYFVQQRFPFKSVSMVASFLANVAFSYLTKYLFESGMLSHKYDFLDAVVSKHSKEIMDKATLVSNHDNIILSEMAPVRQALGTSLAGTFLNTEVLSDDGASSPEAFHNEN; this is encoded by the exons ATGACCATCCACGCCGAGGGTCTCGTGGCTATCGTGATTTTCTACGTCCTGATCCTGTTCGTGGGGATCTGGGCCGCGTGGAAGAATAAGAACTCTGGAGTTGGCGAAGGCGGAGACCGGAGCGAGAGCATCATGGTCGGGGGAAGGGACATCGGATTGTTCGTTGGTGGATTCACGATGACCG CCActtgggtgggtgggggctACATCAATGGGACAGCAGAATATGTCTACCTGCCAGACTATGGCCTGGCTTGGGCACAAGCACCATTTGGTTACGCTCTCAGCCTGGTAGTAG GTGGCCTTTTCTTCGCCAAACCCATGCGATCCCGTGGATATGTCACCATGTTGGATCCCTTCCAGCAGCTTTATGGACAAAGGATGGGAGGCCTGCTCTTCATCCCTGCACTCATGGGAGAAATATTCTGGTCTGCAGCCATTTTATCCGCCCTCG GTGCAACTCTGAGTGTGATCGTGGACATAAATATCAATATGTCTGTGGTGATCTCAGCTATGATAGCTATCTTCTACACACTTGTTGGAGGACTCTACTCTGTCGCATACACAGATGTGGTCCAACTTTTCTGTATCTTTCTGGGCTTG TGGATCAGCGTGCCTTTCGCCCTGTCCAATCCTGCCGTGTCAGACATCAGTGTTACAGCCAAGAAGAAAATCTACCAGTCACCCTGGCTGGGAAAGATTGATCCCGAGGACAAATGGCTCTGGGCGGACAACTTCTGTTTGCTG ATGTTGGGGGGGATTCCCTGGCAGGTCTATTTTCAACGGGTTCTTTCTGCCTCTTCAGCTACCTACGCCCAGGTCCTTTCCTTCCTCGCCGCCTTTGGCTGCTTGGTCATGGCTGTGCCCTCGGTCCTCATAGGAGCTATAGGGGCCTCCAcag ACTGGAACCAAACTACTTATGGGTCCCTCCCTCCAAAGGATAAGGAGGAATCAGACATGATCCTTCCCATAGTGCTTCAGCACCTCTGCCCACCCTACATCTCCTTCTTTGGTCTGGGGGCAGTGTCAGCTGCGGTCATGTCATCAGCAGACTCGTCTATCCTCTCAGCCAGCTCTATGTTTGCTAGGAACATCTATCAGCTCGCCTTTCGACAGTCG gccTCAGATCGTGAGATTGTTTGGGTGATGCGCCTCACCATCTTTGTATTCGGCGCTCTCGCCACTGCTATGGCATTGTTAACAGGATCAGTATATGGCTTGTGGTACCTGAGCTCTGACTTGGTCTATGTCATCATCTTTCCCCAACTTCTCAGTGTGTTATTCGTCAAGGGCACCAATACCTATGGCTCTGTGGCTGGCTATATCTTTGGTCTTTTGCTGCGCATTGGTGGAGGGGAGCCCTACCTCAAACTCCCCCCCTTCATCTACTACCCTGGCTGGGTGACCCAGGAGAGGGTCCACCACCTCACTGGTGATGTAGAGTACTTTGTCCAGCAAAGGTTCCCATTCAAGTCTGTGTCCATGGTGGCATCCTTCTTGGCAAATGTGGCCTTCTCTTACCTGACAAAGTACCTATTTGAAAGTGGTATGCTTTCACACAAGTACGACTTCCTGGATGCTGTGGTGTCCAAACATAGCAAAGAGATCATGGACAAGGCTACGCTGGTGAGCAACCACGATAATATCATTCTTTCAGAAATGGCGCCCGTTAGGCAGGCCCTGGGCACATCACTGGCTGGAACCTTCCTCAACACTGAGGTCCTCAGTGATGATGGGGCATCCAGTCCTGAGGCTTTTCACAATGAAAACTAG
- the LOC108900568 gene encoding claudin-14, giving the protein MASMAVQLLGFFLGLLGFAGTVVATLLPHWRSTAYTGSNIITATAYMKGLWMECVWHSTGIYQCEMYRSLLALPRDLQAARALMVLSCITSILASLVSVMGMKCTRFARGSLIKSPLAMSGGICFLCAGLLCLVTVSWTTNDVIMDFYDPFLPSGLKYEIGLSVYLGYASACLSLSGGLVLCWSSRGDRSRSPPHMQRHQPSSPPPAFNHIYPPAPLYKPPEALKDNHAPSLCSLSSSGYRLNNYV; this is encoded by the exons ATGGCAAGCATGGCGGTCCAGCTCCTTGGCTTCTTCTTAGGGCTGTTGGGGTTTGCGGGAACTGTAGTTGCAACCCTGCTCCCCCATTGGCGCAGCACAGCCTATACAGGCTCTAACATCATCACAGCCACTGCCTACATGAAAGGCCTGTGGATGGAGTGTGTATGGCACAGCACGGGCATTTACCAGTGCGAGATGTATAGATCTCTACTGGCGCTGCCACGTGACCTGCAG GCAGCCAGGGCGCTCATGGTGCTCTCCTGCATCACCTCAATCCTGGCATCTCTGGTGTCTGTGATGGGGATGAAGTGTACCCGCTTTGCCCGTGGCTCGTTGATCAAGTCTCCGTTGGCGATGAGCGGGGGGATTTGTTTTCTGTGCGCGGGCCTACTCTGCCTGGTCACCGTGTCCTGGACCACCAACGATGTCATAATGGATTTCTACGACCCCTTCCTTCCCAGTGGGTTAAAATATGAGATCGGCCTGTCCGTGTACCTTGGTTACGCCTCGGCCTGCCTCAGTCTGAGCGGAGGACTGGTGCTGTGctggagcagcagaggtgaCAGGTCACGGAGTCCCCCCCATATGCAGAGACATCAACCATCGTCACCTCCCCCTGCCTTCAACCACATATACCCCCCTGCTCCACTCTACAAGCCCCCTGAGGCCCTGAAGGACAATCATGCTCCCTCACTTTGCTCCCTTTCCAGCAGTGGCTACAGGCTCAATAACTACGTCTAA
- the LOC108900567 gene encoding LOW QUALITY PROTEIN: F-box only protein 47 (The sequence of the model RefSeq protein was modified relative to this genomic sequence to represent the inferred CDS: deleted 1 base in 1 codon), whose amino-acid sequence MVRKASRNVGKSTLAHKSQPYKRTPRPTRTIMTRSQCITSTSFFHGLPPEVFGMILDNLSVPEISVFSMVSKEITKCVVDYISTLVWKNKMIIQGFHHSTRPEQRSTIEHYRNLGLLFKRCTLLLPTKERLKFFSGMFSQIPCFKLEQCLAADCIGFSSYGVFLQTLMAGWGELECHRGFNFLCELTNLLQKIEAVTTTKPGVRWHQELQIRRFCRQVLLDPWPKQPQCQFWLIQLLKPWPIVSQAHLLFILYGPLQPDGTLGWQDLVERGLPHSALWDLARAILRLFGKLEVKGWTTGSVLAILEELIVIPHPWHVENVARLLVLCGRNLCFTVLANKALNGRHLEISRLIVYIILVCEKDGYHMSWVVKLVQQVYKVFSTGPERFCFIQQLENIFSEITKEIFEFSVAMNQLEDRETFRTLSILLDSSARFHTKLLHMSLK is encoded by the exons ATGGTGAGGAAGGCCTCCAGAAATGTTGGGAAGTCTACACTGGCTCACAAGTCCCAGCCATACAAGAGGACTCCTCGTCCAACCAGAACCATCATGACCCGAAGCCAGTGTATCACCAGCACCAGCTTCTTTCACGGGCTCCCGCCAGAAGTGTTTGGCATGATCCTGGATAACCTGTCCG tgccAGAGATCAGTGTGTTTAGCATGGTGTCCAAAGAAATCACTAAATGTGTTGTGGACTACATCTCCACCCTGGTCTGGAAGAATAAAATGATCATCCAAGGCTTTCACCACTCCACCCGCCCTGAGCAGAGATCCACAATTGAACACTACAGAAACCTGG GTTTACTGTTCAAGAGATGTACCCTGTTGCTACCAACAAAGGAAAGGCTCAAGTTTTTCTCTGGCATGTTTTCACAG ATTCCCTGCTTCAAGTTGGAACAGTGTTTAGCTGCAGACTGCATTGGCTTTTCCAGCTATGGTGTCTTCCTCCAG ACACTAATGGCAGGGTGGGGTGAGCTGGAATGCCACAGAGGGTTCAACTTCTTGTGTGAACTCACAAACCTGCTGCAAAAAATTGAGGCAGTTACCACTACAAagccag GGGTTAGATGGCACCAGGAGCTGCAGATCCGCCGTTTCTGCCGTCAGGTTCTGTTGGACCCATGGCCAAAGCAGCCACAGTGTCAGTTCTGGCTAATTCAGCTCCTGAAACCTTGGCCCATAGTCAGCCAAGCACACTTACTGTTCATCCTCTATGGACCTCTGCAGCCTGACG GCACTCTTGGTTGGCAGGACCTGGTGGAGAGGGGGCTGCCTCACAGTGCTCTGTGGGACCTGGCCAGGGCCATCCTCCGGCTTTTCGGTAAACTAGAAGTCAAAGGCTGGACCACAGGCTCCGTGCTGGCAATCCTGGAGGAGCTCATTG TCATTCCCCATCCATGGCATGTGGAGAATGTGGCTCGTCTCTTGGTGCTGTGCGGCCGCAACCTCTGCTTCACTGTTCTAGCCAACAAGGCCCTGAATGGACGACACCTGGAGATCTCCAGACTTATCGTCTACATCATACTG GTGTGTGAGAAGGATGGCTATCACATGAGCTGGGTGGTGAAGTTAGTGCAGCAG GTCTACAAGGTCTTCAGCACAGGTCCTGAAAGGTTCTGCTTCATCCAACAGCTGGAGAACATATTCTCAGAAATCACCAAGGAGATCTTTGAGTTTTCTGTAGCAA TGAA